From Candidatus Methylomirabilota bacterium, the proteins below share one genomic window:
- a CDS encoding (2Fe-2S)-binding protein encodes MDARHEVEIALIVNGVAVRRRVEARKSLVDFLREDLELTGSHVGCEHGVCGACTLRVDGALARGCLMLAAQCDGSRVETIEGVAASGEIADLQRAFAEANALQCGFCTPAMLLTADALLRDDPALDAASARRGLSGNYCRCTGYHAIVEAVLTAARVRREASHG; translated from the coding sequence ATGGACGCCCGCCACGAGGTCGAGATCGCGCTCATCGTCAACGGCGTCGCCGTCCGCCGGCGGGTGGAGGCGCGCAAGAGCCTCGTCGACTTCCTCAGGGAGGACCTCGAGCTGACCGGGTCGCATGTGGGCTGTGAGCACGGTGTCTGCGGCGCCTGCACGCTGCGGGTGGACGGGGCCCTCGCGCGCGGCTGCCTCATGCTGGCTGCGCAGTGCGACGGCAGCCGGGTGGAGACCATCGAGGGCGTGGCCGCCTCCGGCGAGATCGCGGATCTGCAGCGCGCCTTCGCCGAGGCCAACGCGCTCCAGTGCGGCTTCTGCACGCCGGCCATGCTCCTCACCGCGGACGCCCTCCTGCGCGACGATCCCGCCCTCGACGCGGCGTCGGCGCGCCGCGGCCTGTCGGGCAACTACTGCCGCTGCACCGGCTACCACGCCATCGTGGAAGCCGTCCTCACCGCCGCTCGCGTGCGCCGGGAAGCCTCGCATGGCTGA
- a CDS encoding DUF748 domain-containing protein produces MRVEAVQLDPFRASIVVRGLSMQDRDGVSPFVDVNRVELRLRPWALLRGHLWLREARIEGSAVRIVRLADGFNIADLFEGPSSSRRFLDVTVDHLVVTASRAALEDRALAEPRTWTSEQIEIEGHNLSTRRNDGRAIARSVTVGAPASLELRDVRLYPIHLEAVVETSNLDLSLARLYVPPDAALVLERGRATSTVRVRLDAREGVHANGTSRIEDVALLRRGEQDPSVVVPRLTTEFRDLRYREDQLEIGGLEVAGEASVKDPTPSGRGRFQQTTLQASLGDVTWPVVRPGRLDIRSSVPGGGTLRLGGSLSPPPAASQLRLQLARVDLRPWARLVPGSMRVEGFAEADLHIDEPLAPAVPRHVKGYVAVSQLGVADGTMELGRARRIEARDIEADWPHLAARRLIVAGPRVALQRDREGQLVLPGAPATPGAPGKSEGKGDAASIALAVGEILVQDGRVAWRDQSVQPVVALELADLTARVTGVTWPFQGPLGIRVQGQPPGGGQLGFDGRVALDPVTIEGRARAQGTEVGPYLAYADIPARIRGRVDFDLAVAMGTGEPRRVTARGEAGAAGLDVRDGERTLLRVDRARAEGVDVDWPRRVTIRDAALQRPWVLLERDRQGELSLKTLLAPRRSGRAGAPSDVSTSSDEEPLRLTIRRIAVENGGARTVDQRVAPPFALDTYALNGRVEGLSTDPAARPARVELVGRVGGDARLVVNGRVGSLGGPLRLDLGAELHDFAVPRTNSYLLQQVAWEARSGSLSATVSCHVDGNALDAKTEILIRRLEVARVSGSDEAQARIGLPLGTIVALMKDRHGDIRVSLPVDGRLNDPHFDMRNALWSTLRNVAVKTVTAPLSWIGRVRTGSDSMIQQVDVNPVPFAAGSAVLAPEAHEQVTRLATFLEQVPDVRLALVPVVSAADRAALDGTKPATLAAKRVEAVKKGIEKAGADGGRLRAEPATDGDEVAGQVRVTLLEPDAPSRPSPIRRLLEPFGLGERSK; encoded by the coding sequence GTGCGCGTCGAGGCTGTCCAGCTCGATCCGTTCCGGGCCAGCATCGTCGTCCGCGGCCTCAGCATGCAGGACCGGGACGGCGTCTCACCCTTCGTCGACGTCAATCGTGTCGAGCTCCGCCTCCGTCCCTGGGCCCTTCTCCGGGGTCACCTGTGGCTCCGCGAAGCGCGGATCGAGGGCTCGGCGGTGCGCATCGTGCGGCTCGCCGACGGGTTCAACATCGCGGATCTCTTCGAGGGGCCTTCGTCGAGCCGCCGATTCCTGGACGTGACGGTGGATCACCTCGTCGTCACGGCGAGCCGCGCCGCCCTCGAGGACCGGGCGCTGGCCGAGCCGCGGACCTGGACATCGGAGCAGATCGAGATCGAGGGCCACAACCTCTCCACCCGTCGCAACGATGGCCGGGCCATCGCGCGCTCGGTGACCGTGGGCGCGCCGGCCTCGCTCGAGCTACGCGACGTGCGCCTCTACCCGATTCACCTCGAGGCGGTCGTGGAGACCTCGAATCTCGATCTCTCGCTGGCGCGCCTCTATGTTCCGCCCGACGCGGCGCTCGTGCTGGAGCGGGGACGCGCCACCTCCACGGTGCGGGTCCGCCTGGACGCACGGGAGGGCGTGCACGCGAACGGGACGAGCCGGATCGAGGACGTGGCGCTGCTGCGACGCGGCGAGCAAGATCCCTCCGTCGTGGTGCCTCGTCTCACCACGGAGTTCCGAGACCTCCGGTACCGCGAGGATCAGCTCGAGATCGGCGGCCTCGAGGTGGCGGGCGAGGCGAGCGTGAAGGATCCCACCCCGAGCGGCCGCGGCCGCTTCCAGCAGACGACGCTTCAGGCGAGCCTGGGCGATGTGACCTGGCCGGTGGTGCGGCCCGGTCGCCTCGACATTCGCAGCAGCGTTCCCGGCGGTGGCACGCTTCGTCTGGGTGGAAGCCTGAGCCCGCCCCCGGCGGCGAGCCAGCTGCGCCTTCAGCTCGCGCGCGTCGATCTCCGCCCGTGGGCGAGACTGGTGCCTGGCTCCATGCGCGTCGAGGGATTCGCGGAGGCCGACCTGCACATCGACGAGCCGCTGGCTCCGGCGGTGCCGCGCCATGTCAAGGGGTACGTTGCCGTGAGCCAGCTCGGCGTCGCCGATGGGACGATGGAGCTCGGGAGGGCGCGCCGGATCGAGGCGCGCGATATCGAGGCGGACTGGCCCCACCTCGCCGCACGACGGCTGATCGTCGCGGGACCCCGCGTCGCGCTCCAACGGGATCGCGAGGGACAGCTCGTACTGCCAGGGGCGCCGGCCACCCCGGGCGCGCCCGGCAAGAGCGAGGGGAAGGGTGACGCGGCCTCGATCGCCCTCGCGGTGGGCGAGATCCTCGTGCAGGACGGACGCGTGGCGTGGCGCGATCAGAGCGTTCAACCCGTTGTCGCGCTCGAGCTCGCAGATCTCACCGCTCGTGTCACCGGGGTGACCTGGCCCTTCCAGGGTCCGCTCGGAATACGCGTGCAGGGGCAACCGCCCGGCGGCGGCCAGCTCGGGTTCGACGGACGCGTGGCGCTCGATCCGGTCACCATCGAGGGGCGCGCGCGGGCGCAAGGCACGGAGGTCGGCCCGTATCTGGCATATGCGGACATCCCCGCGCGAATCCGAGGCCGCGTCGACTTCGATCTCGCGGTGGCCATGGGAACGGGCGAGCCGAGACGGGTGACGGCGCGCGGCGAGGCGGGGGCCGCGGGGCTCGACGTCCGTGACGGCGAGCGCACCCTTCTCCGCGTCGATCGAGCCCGGGCGGAGGGGGTCGACGTCGACTGGCCCCGCCGCGTGACCATCCGTGATGCCGCGCTGCAACGCCCGTGGGTGCTGCTGGAGCGCGATCGCCAGGGGGAGCTGTCGCTCAAGACGCTGCTCGCCCCGCGCCGGAGCGGCCGCGCCGGCGCGCCGTCGGACGTATCGACGTCGTCCGACGAGGAGCCGCTGCGCCTCACGATTCGTCGTATAGCCGTCGAGAACGGCGGCGCTCGCACCGTCGATCAGCGCGTGGCGCCTCCGTTCGCGCTGGACACGTACGCACTGAACGGCCGGGTCGAGGGGCTTTCCACCGACCCGGCGGCGCGGCCGGCCCGTGTCGAGCTGGTCGGACGTGTGGGAGGCGATGCACGCCTGGTCGTCAACGGCCGCGTGGGGTCGCTGGGCGGGCCGCTCCGCCTCGACCTCGGCGCCGAGCTGCACGACTTCGCGGTGCCGCGGACGAACTCCTATCTGCTCCAGCAGGTCGCGTGGGAGGCACGCTCCGGCTCCCTGAGCGCCACCGTCAGCTGCCATGTCGACGGCAACGCGCTCGACGCCAAGACCGAGATTCTGATACGGCGCCTCGAGGTGGCCCGCGTGTCCGGCTCGGACGAGGCACAGGCGCGCATCGGCCTGCCTCTCGGTACGATCGTCGCCCTGATGAAGGATCGCCACGGCGACATCCGGGTGTCCTTGCCCGTGGACGGCCGGTTGAACGATCCACACTTCGACATGAGGAACGCGCTCTGGAGCACGCTGCGCAACGTCGCCGTCAAGACCGTCACGGCACCGCTCAGCTGGATCGGCCGGGTCCGGACGGGCAGCGACTCGATGATTCAGCAGGTGGATGTGAACCCCGTCCCGTTCGCGGCGGGCTCCGCCGTCCTGGCGCCAGAGGCTCACGAGCAGGTGACGCGACTGGCCACGTTCCTCGAGCAGGTGCCGGACGTCCGGCTCGCGCTCGTCCCCGTGGTCTCCGCGGCGGATCGCGCCGCGCTCGACGGCACGAAGCCTGCCACGCTGGCCGCCAAGCGTGTGGAAGCGGTCAAGAAGGGCATCGAGAAGGCGGGCGCCGACGGTGGACGGCTCCGAGCCGAGCCGGCAACGGATGGGGATGAGGTCGCCGGCCAGGTGCGCGTGACCCTGCTCGAGCCGGATGCGCCGTCGCGGCCGAGCCCCATTCGCCGGCTCCTGGAGCCGTTCGGTCTCGGGGAGCGCTCGAAGTGA
- a CDS encoding ABC transporter ATP-binding protein, which translates to MSAPLLSLEDVHAFYGEAHILQGVSLNVGEGEVVTLIGRNGAGKTTTLRSIMGIVPARLGRIAFAGQELRGLPIHAVARAGIAYVPEERRILPNLTVEENLRLGRLGTDGRRGEGDAAMEEVLAYFPRLRERLDQKGKGLSGGEQQMLAIARGLVARPRLMLVDEPTEGLSPLIVESLTEILRAINRRGTTILLVEQILEVALALSHRLYVMDQGRIQFEGSADQLRADPAIQQRFLGV; encoded by the coding sequence ATGAGCGCCCCTCTCCTCTCCCTCGAGGACGTGCACGCCTTTTACGGCGAGGCCCACATCCTCCAGGGGGTGTCGCTGAACGTGGGCGAGGGCGAGGTCGTGACGCTTATCGGGCGGAACGGCGCCGGCAAGACCACCACGCTACGCAGCATCATGGGCATCGTCCCCGCGCGCCTCGGCCGCATCGCCTTCGCGGGCCAGGAACTGCGCGGGCTCCCCATCCACGCGGTGGCGCGCGCGGGAATCGCCTACGTGCCCGAGGAGCGCCGCATCCTTCCCAACCTCACCGTCGAGGAGAACCTGCGCCTGGGCCGGCTGGGCACGGACGGCCGCCGCGGCGAGGGTGACGCGGCGATGGAGGAGGTGCTCGCCTACTTCCCGCGCCTGCGCGAGCGCCTCGACCAGAAGGGCAAGGGCCTCTCCGGCGGCGAGCAGCAGATGCTGGCGATCGCCCGCGGGCTCGTCGCCCGCCCGCGCCTCATGCTGGTGGACGAGCCGACGGAGGGTCTGTCTCCCCTCATCGTGGAGAGCCTCACGGAGATCCTGCGGGCGATCAATCGCCGGGGCACCACCATCCTGCTCGTGGAACAGATCCTCGAGGTGGCCCTCGCGCTCTCCCACCGGCTCTACGTGATGGACCAGGGGCGCATCCAGTTCGAGGGCTCGGCGGATCAGCTCCGCGCCGATCCTGCCATCCAGCAGCGCTTCCTCGGCGTGTAG
- a CDS encoding ABC transporter ATP-binding protein → MAELILETSKLTRSFGSLTAVNAVDFAVAPGELRAIIGPNGAGKTTFFRLISGEMVPSSGRIRFKGQDVTGMPQHRVSRLGVSKSYQITNVFPHLSVLENVRVAVQSYRHSFNFWARASSLDGVRERAEAILHEVALWEKRMLTAAQLSHGEKRHLELGIALATEPSLLLLDEPTAGMSPEETDETIRLIRKIADGRTVILVEHKMKVVMNISDRITVLHQGQVLAEGSPAEIRANTLVQQTYLGSTR, encoded by the coding sequence ATGGCCGAGTTGATTCTCGAGACGAGCAAGCTCACCCGCAGCTTCGGCAGCCTCACCGCCGTCAATGCGGTGGACTTCGCGGTGGCGCCCGGCGAGCTCCGCGCCATCATCGGTCCCAACGGCGCGGGCAAGACCACCTTCTTCCGGCTGATCTCCGGCGAGATGGTGCCGAGCAGCGGCCGCATCCGCTTCAAGGGCCAGGACGTCACCGGGATGCCCCAGCATCGCGTGTCCCGCCTCGGCGTCTCGAAGTCCTACCAGATCACCAACGTGTTCCCCCATCTCTCCGTGCTCGAGAACGTCCGGGTGGCCGTGCAATCCTACCGCCACTCGTTCAACTTCTGGGCGCGCGCCTCGTCGCTCGACGGGGTGCGGGAGCGGGCGGAGGCCATCCTCCACGAAGTCGCGCTGTGGGAGAAGCGCATGCTCACCGCCGCCCAGCTCTCGCACGGGGAGAAGCGCCACCTGGAGCTCGGGATCGCGCTGGCCACCGAGCCCTCGCTGCTCCTTCTCGACGAGCCCACCGCGGGGATGAGCCCGGAGGAGACCGACGAGACCATCCGCCTCATCCGGAAGATCGCCGACGGCCGCACCGTCATCCTGGTCGAGCACAAGATGAAGGTCGTCATGAACATCTCCGACCGCATCACCGTGCTGCACCAGGGGCAGGTCCTGGCCGAGGGCTCGCCCGCCGAGATCCGAGCCAACACGCTCGTGCAGCAGACCTATCTCGGGTCGACCCGATGA
- a CDS encoding CPXCG motif-containing cysteine-rich protein, producing MTYTCAFCGEENHLDVDPSGGRRQRFTEDCAVCCRPNVIALVIDDDGETAVEVSREYEA from the coding sequence GTGACCTACACCTGCGCCTTCTGCGGCGAGGAGAACCACCTCGACGTCGATCCCAGCGGCGGACGGCGGCAGCGCTTCACCGAGGACTGTGCGGTGTGCTGCCGGCCGAACGTCATCGCCCTCGTGATCGACGACGACGGCGAGACCGCCGTCGAGGTCAGCCGGGAATACGAGGCCTAG
- a CDS encoding xanthine dehydrogenase family protein subunit M has protein sequence MKPAPFAYCRPATLDEALESLARLGPEARVLAGGQSLVPALNMRLAQPSALVDINRVPGLDGIRLAPEGLVIGALARQEAVLRSPLVAQHAQLIAQAMPHVAHLALRTRGTFGGSLALGDPAAELPACAVALDAILRVARRAGEREIPAARFFRGIYATALEPGEILTAAVFPTRAAAWRFHFDELARRHGDYALVALAAAARVDGGAIAEARLVFAGVGLTPVRATRGEAVLAGRHPDAATLAEAGRALDADLDPPSDVHASAALRRHLARVLMARALAALVTGA, from the coding sequence ATGAAACCGGCGCCCTTCGCGTATTGCCGTCCCGCCACGCTCGACGAGGCGCTCGAGTCGCTCGCGCGGCTCGGCCCCGAGGCCCGCGTGCTCGCCGGCGGGCAGAGCCTGGTCCCCGCGCTCAACATGCGCCTCGCCCAGCCCTCCGCCCTCGTCGACATCAACCGCGTGCCCGGGCTGGACGGGATCCGCCTGGCGCCCGAGGGCCTCGTGATCGGCGCTCTCGCGCGCCAGGAGGCGGTGCTGCGCTCGCCGCTCGTCGCGCAGCATGCTCAGCTGATCGCCCAGGCCATGCCCCACGTCGCGCACCTCGCGCTGCGGACGCGCGGCACCTTCGGGGGCAGCCTGGCCCTCGGCGATCCCGCCGCCGAGCTGCCGGCCTGCGCGGTGGCGCTGGACGCCATCCTCCGCGTGGCGCGACGGGCCGGCGAGCGCGAGATTCCCGCCGCGCGCTTCTTTCGCGGCATCTACGCGACCGCGCTCGAGCCCGGCGAGATCCTGACCGCCGCGGTGTTTCCGACGCGGGCGGCGGCGTGGCGCTTCCACTTCGACGAGCTGGCGCGGCGCCACGGCGACTACGCCCTCGTCGCCCTCGCCGCCGCCGCGCGTGTCGACGGCGGCGCGATCGCGGAGGCGCGGCTCGTCTTCGCGGGGGTGGGGCTCACGCCGGTGCGGGCGACGCGCGGCGAGGCGGTCCTGGCGGGCCGACACCCGGACGCGGCCACGCTCGCCGAGGCTGGGCGCGCGCTCGATGCCGACCTCGATCCGCCGAGCGACGTGCACGCCAGCGCGGCCCTACGTCGCCACCTCGCCCGGGTGCTGATGGCGCGCGCGCTGGCCGCCCTCGTGACGGGCGCGTAA